The Treponema phagedenis DNA segment GCTGCGAGATGAGCTTGCATGGGAAGAATATTGGCGCTGGGATTCGGATGATGTTATCGTTGCTCTTTATTATGATGAAAACCATGTTGCACAAGGATACATTGTCTATTTATTGGAAGAAGAAGTTTTTAAAATAAAAGAATTGGTGTATCTAAATCAGGAAGCCCGCCATGCTTTGTGGAATTATATCGGCGCGCATTTTTCGATGGTCGATAAGGTTAAGGGTTATAATTACGCAAATGAGCCGATGGCGTTTTTGCTTGAGGACAGCGAAATCTCGGAAAACATCCGCCCATATTTTATGGCGCGCATTATTGACTTTGAGCAATTTATTTTAGATTTCCCTTTTGCTGCCCGCTTCGATAAATACAAACTGCATTTTATTATCGATGATCCGATGGCCGAGTGGAATTGCGGAAGCTTTTCCGTTACATGGGATGCCGCAGGAAAAACACAGTGCACGCGCGGCGGCACGGAAGGGCTTGAGGTTACGCTTTCAATCCAAACGCTTTGCACTATGCTGATGGGATACAAGCGCCCTTCATATTTGCGCCGCATTGAAAGAATTACCGCAAACGATGACGCTATTGATTTGCTCGAAGATATAATCCCCGTCGAGCAGCCGTATTTTAGCGATTATTTTTAAAAGGGGGAAAAACCGCACCAATGGCAAAATCAAACTTTAAAGCCACAATCCAACAGCCTATCAAAAAAGTTTGGGAGACGGTAACGGATCTTAAAAATTATTCGTGGCGAAGCGATATCGAAAAAATTGAAATTATAAGCGACAAAGAATTTATTGAATACACAAAAGACGGATTTAAAACCGTCTTTACCACAACAGTATTTATGCCGCATGAGCGCTGGGAATTTGATATGGAAAATAAAAATATAAAAGGTCATTGGGTTGGACTCTTTTTTGACCATGGAGACAAAACAATGATTGATTTTACCGAAGATATTCAGTGCAGGAAATTCTTTTTAAAACCTTTTTTTAAGATTTTTATCGACCGCTATTTACAAAAACAGCAGCAACACTATTTTCAGGATTTACAACGGGAGTTGGAAAGAAAGTAAAAGAAAAACAATAAAAGCTGCAAAATCAAACTTTGGGAATTCTACGAGAAAAGATCTCAACACAGCCTAACGGTTGGTAATTTAGCATAGGAATGTTTAAAGCGGTAAGCGTTATTGTTGATACATTCTTTAGTAGTAACTTAATTACAGAATGTTTTCTCCTCTTGTGCAAATTGCGTGAAATTTAGAAATTACCCCGATTTTGCCTGCCGCACATAACAATTTCTCTTAAGAGAAAAATGAGTTGCGGTTAAAGAAAAAGCATTTCGCGGTCAATACAAAACTGTAAAATTGAACCTTTTAAACTCGCAGCCACTGTAAACAAGAATAGCAAACATTACATTCAGAACCGCCACGGACGGCGGTAGTTCCAAACAGAAGCGACGTTTTAAAGCAAAGTAATTTGCAAAGCTTTAAAACTCGCAAGGCATAATTTTGACAAGGACGTCAAGATTAAGTCGTGGTGGTTCCAAACAGACGGTTTAGTTTTTGCCATGGATGGCAAAAACTAACCTGGACTCTTTTTTAAGAAAACTAAATTCTCACCGGGAAAAGAGTACTGCGCTCGGATTTTAGCTTTTTGCTTTTTCCTGTTCGAGTTCGGCTAAGCGCTGTTCAAGTTCGGCAATGCGTTCTTGTTTGCAGTGCGGGCATTCAAACTGTTCGCCTTCGAGGTAGCCGTGTTTGGGGCAAATCGAGAAGGTGGGCGAAATTGAAAAATAGGGGATTTTATAGGTTGAGGCAACCGCTTTGACCAAGTCTCTGCATGCTTGCCAGTCTTTGATGGCTTCGCCGAGGAAGATGTGAAAAACAGTGCCGCCGGTGTATTTTCGCTGCAGGCTTTCCTGATGGTCGAGGGCATCGAATACGTCGTTTGTGTACATGACGGGAAGCTGGCTTGAGTTGGTGTAGTACGGGTCATCCTCGCCTGAAGCGATGATGTCGGGGAACTGTTGTTTATCGTGACGGGCAAGCCGGTACGAGGTGCTTTCCGCCGGAGTTGCTTCAAGGTTAAAAAGGTCGCCGGTTTCTTCCTGAAAGTCGGCAAGCCGCTGCCGCATATAGGTTAACACCTTTTCCGCAAATGCCTTTCCCTCGGGGCTTACAATATCTTTTCCGAGGAAGTTGAGGCAGGATTCATTCATGCCGCAGATTCCGATGGTAGAAAAGTGGTTGTTCAGGTGTTTCAGGTACCGCTTGGTGTAGGGGAAAAGTCCGCCGTCAAGCAGGCGCTGCACCACTTTGCGCTTCATTTGCAAACTTTGTTTTGCAAGCTGCAACAGATAGTCAAGGCGGGCAAAATAGTCGTTTTCGGTTTTTGCAAGATAGCCGATTTGCGGCATGTTCAGGGTTACCACGCCGATTGAGCCGGTAAACTCATCGGAGCCGAAAAGCCCGCCGCCGCGTTTGCGCAGTTCTCGTTTATCAAGCTGCAGCCGGCAGCACATGGAGCGCACATCGCTCGGGTTTAAATCGGAGTTAATAAAATTCTGGAAATACGGAGTGCCGTATTTTGCCGTCATTTCAAACAGCAGTTTTGCATTCGGGCTGTTCCAGTTAAAATCGGCGGTTATATTATAGGTCGGTATCGGATACTGAAAACCGCGCCCCGCCGCATCTCCTTCAAGCATCAGCTCAATAAAAATTTTATTGATAACGTCCATCTCTTTTTGGCAATCGCCGTAGGTAAAGGCTTGCTCTTCGCCGCCGATAACTGCGGGAGTGTTTGCCAGATCCTTCGGGCAAACCCAGTCAAGGGTAATATTGGTAAAAGGGGCCTGACTTCCCCAGCGGCTCGGCGTGTTTACTCCGTAGATAAAACTTTGCAAACATTGTTTTACCGCTGTTTCATTGAGCGCATCGCTGCGGACAAAGGGCGCGAGGTAGGTGTCAAAGGAACTGAATGCTTGTGCGCCCGCCCACTCGTTTTGCATGATGCCGAGGAAATTGACAATTTGCTGAATGAGGGTGGAAAGGTGTTTTGCCGGTTTTGAGGTAATTTTATCGGGGACGCCGCCTAACCCTTCCTGTATAAGCTGGCGAAGCGACCAGCCGGCGCAGTAGCCCGAAAACATTGATAAATCGTGAATATGAAAGGCAGCCGTTTGATGCGCTTCGGCAATTTCGGGACTGTAGATATTTTTGAGCCAGTAATTTGCGGTAAGCGTGCCGGAATTATGCAAAATTAACCCGCCGAGGGAGAAGTTGACATTGGCGTTCTCGTTTACCCGCCAATCGGATTGACTGAGATAGCCGTCCATTGTTTCGTTGATGTCAAGCATGAGCTTTTGTGCGTTCCGAACCGCCTCCCGCTTTGCCCGATATAAAATATAGGCTTTTGCAATCGGCGCCTCGTTTTCGGCGATTAGGGTGGTTTCCACCGTGTCCTGAATTTCCTCGATTGCGGGAATAGAGTTCGCATGGCGCCCTGAAAGGAAGGTTTTTAAGTTTTCGATAACTTTTTCTGTTAGCCGCTCCGCCTTTTCAGGGTTTTCCGCCCCTTCCGCCGCCGTAATTGCTTTGGAAATTGCAGCGGTAATCTTGTTTTTATTAAATGCCTGAATTTCGCCCGAGCGTTTTACAACCGAGCGCAGAAAGGGTTTTTCTCGTTCAAATCCGCCTTCCAAAAGAGGTTTCCATTCAGGGAACACCGTTTGTCTGCTTTCTTGTTTAATTTCCATAATTATCTCCTATTTGTTTTACTTCATTGACAAATTCTTCGAGGTTGGTGAATTGCTTATACACCGAGGCAAAGCGAATATAAGCTACCTTATCAACCGAGTACAGCCGCGTCAAAACCATTTCGCCAAGGCGGGTGCTTTCGATTTCGTTTGAGCCTTTGCTTGCCATCACTGCACTGTCTTCTATTTCGGTTACAATGTTTTCGATGGTGGTCATCGAAACCGGCCGTTTTTCTAACGCACGCTGAATACCGCGCTCAAGTTTTTTGCGGTCAAAAGGCTCCCGCCGCTGATCGCGCTTAATAACCATAAAAGGTTTTTCTTCGATTTTTTCATAGCTGGTAAACCGGTACCCGCAGGCAAGACATTCCCGCCTGCGCCTGATACAATCGCCTTGTGCAAGCGTGCGGGATTCCATCACCTTATCATCAAAACTTCCGCAATGGGGACAGCGCATTTTTAAACTCCAAAATATAGTGTTTTTATTAGTATTTTTGCATAATAAACACTATATTTAGTGTTGTCAAGAGAAAGGGTGAAAATTGGCAGATTTTAGACACGATGATGCGTTGTATTAAGGGGCTGCTGCCCCTTAAACCCCGCTTTGGTGTGCTGCGCACCAGCGGTTGGAGGTCTTGTAAAATTTATTGTTTGGAAATGTCAATATCAGTTCAGTATTTTTATCCCCTAAATGTATGTTCAAGCCACTCCATTCTTTTTCTTTGTGACTTTCAGCCGATACAATGTCGGCGGCAAACCATCCTCATTGACCGTACTGATTCTTTTCCGGTTGTAATAGACCATGGTGTATTGCCATACAAGCGTTTTCACTTGTTCCCGCATCATCTTTGTTGTATCGATTCTATATAAAAGTTCTTTCTTTAGTGTTGCAAAAAAACTTTCCATGCGCGCATTGTCATAACATTTTCCAACATCACTCATGCTTTGGATAGCTCTGAATTTTCTAAGCGTTTGTTTATACGCTATGCTTGTAAATTGGCCTCCGGCATCACTGTGAACTATGACTCCGGCTCCAAGCTGCCTCATTTCAAACGCTTCGGTTAGTGCTCGTATGCACAACTCTTTTTTCATATTACTATCCATCGCAAGCGAGACAATCTCTCCGCCACAGGCATCGAACATCGGACAGATGTATAATTTTCCGTCAGCGCAGGGAACTTCTGTTATGTCCGTGAAGTAGAGTGTATCCGGTTCTGATGCATAAAAGTTTCGCTTTACTAAATTTTCAGGTCGTTGCGCTTTTTTATCCGCTTTGGTAAGTCCGTCAGGACTTCTGCGGCTTTCATGCAGGAGATTTCCCTTTTTCATGGCATTTCGTACCGTCGCATACGACTTGGGATTGCCTCGCTGTTTAAGAGCGCTCACCATTCGCACAACGCCATAATTATCATTGTAATAATCTTCCTCGATAATCTTATGTATTTCGGCCAGAAGAAGCTGCCAGCGTTTCGGTTTATTACGATTTTGTTTCCATTTGTAATAGCCTCTTTCGCTGACGCCTAACGCTTTGCATATCGACAAAACCGGATGGCTTTTTTTGCCGTCGGCATTTTCATACGTGTAAAAAATATATGCAAAGATAGTGCTTTTTTTCACTTCTTTCAGCCCTTCACGAAAAAAGCGAGTGCGCCTTGCAAGATTTCGTTGGCTTCTTTGAGCTCTTTGATTTCGCGTTGGAGCTGTCTCTCTCGCTCATCCAAAACGATAGCTTTTGCCGTTGCAGCTCCGTCGCTTGCTTTATAGCGATTTTTCGTTTTTCGCCAATCGGTCAGCGTCCCGTATGAAATACCGAGATTCTTCGCCGATTCTTTTGTGCCGATTTCATCAGACAGTTGTAATGCCTGCTGTTTAAATTCTTGACTATAACGTCGCATAGTATCCTCCTACTATTCCCTATTATATACCTTAGGGGCTTTTTTGACTGTACGTTTATTATATCCTTCCAGTTTTCAGTTGTGGTGGGCACGCAATAGTGGATGTGTATTGTGGAAGTTCTCAGCGGCTGCTGCGCAGGGCTTTGCAGGCTTATGCTTCGCATTAAGGGCTTGGGCAGCCCTTAGACCTGCCGTTTTATGCGTTGCATTAAGGGGCTGCTGCCCCTTAGACCCCGGATTGCAGGTGCTGCTGCGCAGGGCTGGTTGCGCGTATGCTTCGCATGCAGGGCGTTACGGCACCCCTGCACTGGAGGGATGTAAATTTCAGGACGGGCATGGATAGTGGTGATTCCGTGCAGGAGCGATGTTTTAAAGCAGGACTGATTGCAAAGCTTACCGGATTTAAGCATCACTATGGTAAATTGCTCACCGTTGCGCCGTGTCGAACTCTTTTTATAAGAAGAAAATCTTGCCGCTTTGCTTTTTGCCGGTTTTTGCGGTTAAAAGTCTGCAAGTTTTGTTGCGCGGGGGAAGGGGATTACATCGCGGATGTTTCCCATGCCGGTAACATAGAGCAGTAAGCGGTCAAAGCCGAGTCCGAAGCCCGAGTGGGGCACGGTGCCGTATTTTCGTAAGTCTAAGTACCACCAGTAGTTTTCTTTTGCAAGCCCGAGCTCATTAATTCGTTTTTCAAGGGCTGCGTAGTTGTCTTCCCGTTCGGAGCCGCCGATTATTTCCCCTAAGTACGGTACCAGTACGTCCATTGCGCGCACTGTTTTTCCGTCCTCGTTCATTTTCATGTAAAAGGCTTTAATTTCTTTCGGATAATCGGTTACAATGACCGGCCCCTTAAAGACGGTTTCGGTTAAATAGCGCTCGTGCTCGGTTTGTAGGTCGCAGCCCCAGTAGGGCGTAAACTCAAAGGCGGATTTGTTTTTTTCCAACAGCGCAACAGCTTCCGTGTAGGTAATGCGTGTAAAGGGCGTGGTTACTACCTTTGTCAGCATATCGATCAAACCGTTTTTAATGCGCGAATCAAAAAAGGCTAAATCCTCCCGGCATTTTTCCAAAGCCCATTTCAGTAAATGCACTACAAACTGCTCGGCCAGGTCCATAGTCTGTTCCAAATGGAAGAAAGACATTTCAGGCTCAATCATCCAGAACTCCGACAAATGGCGCGTGGTGTTTGAGTTTTCGGCGCGGAATGTCGGCCCGAAGGTGTACACGCGCGAAAGGGCGGTGGCATAGGTTTCCAGCTCAAGCTGTCCCGAAACAGTGAGGTTTGCCTCTTTTCCGAAAAAGTCCTGCGTGTAATCGACTGCAAAGGTTTCGGGGTTTGTTTTTTCTTTTAAAGCTTTTTGCACAATTTCTTGAATATTCAGCGTGGTTACATGAAACATTTCTCCCGCGCCTTCACAATCGGAGCCGGTAATAATCGGCGTATGTACATACTGAAATCCGTGTTCCTGAAAAAAACTGTGCACGGCGAAAGACATTTGATTTCGCATCCGCGCAACTGCGCCGAAGGTATTGGTACGCGCCCGCAAATGCGCAATTTCGCGCAAAAACTCAAGCGAGTGATTTTTCTTTTGTAATGGATAAGAGTCTACCGGCGCTTCACCGAAAACCAGAATGCTTTCCGCCTGTACTTCTGCCGCCTGTCCCGAAGCGGGGGATGGGACTAATTTTCCTTTTGCACAAACCGATGCCCCCGTACTGATACGTTTTAATTCTGCTTCCGTTTCGGCGCTTATTCCGCGCTCCCTATCAAAAGTTATTTGAATTGAACCAAAACAGGAGCCGTCATTTACTTGCAGAAAAATTAAATTCTTTGTTTCGCGCTTGGTGCGCACCCAGCCGTACACGGCAATTTCCCGTCCGTCAGGTTCAAAAGTTAAAATCTCTTTAATTAAATTAATCATAGAAAACGATAGTATGCTTTTTTTGCCGCTTGGTCAAGCCGTGCGTTTGGGGTGAAAAAATGCGTGTTATTCAACTTTGAACTTTGTCATTTCATCGGTTAATTTTTTGATGCTTGTGTTGGTTTCCTTTGTAACGCTTTCAACAGTATACGCCGCTTCATTGATTTGTCCTGTACCGGCGGACATTTCACGCACGCTGTTGTTTATAGTTTCCGCAATCTCTGTTAAATTTTTCATTTTAACAAGAACTTGATTGCATTCATCTCGTAGTTCAAATGAGCCGTTTTTTACTTCATCGGTGATGCTGTTAATCTCAGATACCGCTTGTAATACCTGTGCGCTGCCCTGCCTCTGTTCATACATGGCGTTCATGATAACTTCTTCCTGATTTTTAACCGCAGTAGTTAAATCAAAGCTTTCTTGAAATAATTTTTCCGCTCGGATTGAATCAGCGGCAACAGCATCAATTTTTGTTTTAAGTTTTTTTAAAACAGCGGTTATGTTTTTCCCTTGCGAGCCGGACTCTTCGGCCAGTTTTCGTATCTCATCGGCAACCACGGCAAAACCTTTTCCCGCCTCTCCCGCATGAGCGGCTTCAATTGCAGCATTCATGGCTAAAAGGTTTGTTTGACTTGCAATATGCTGGATAACATTGCCTGCCTCAATCAAACTATCAGACTCGTTGCTGATTTCTTGCGTAACTGCTGCCGAATTCATCGTAGTAAGTTTTACTTCTTCTGCCTTATCCTCCAGCTTTTTGATAAGAAGGCTGTTTTTTTCAAGGATACGCGTAACAGATTCTATATTTGCGACAATCTCTTCGATAGCCGCCGATGATTCGGTTACCGCCACCGCCTGTGTATCAATCTTTGCGCTCAAATGTCCTAAACCTTTTGTCATATCTTGCATAGTATCTGTTGTCTCATGGATGCTTGTAGCGTGGTGGATGACCTTATTGTTTACCCCATTGATGTTCACGGTAATCTGTTTTATGGCTCCTGCCGTTGATGCGGTGCTGTCTGAAAGGATGTTGCCGCTTTGTGTTAATAACTCAATAGTGTGTAGCACTGTTGTAAGACTTTCGCGAATTTTTTTTATGGTTTGATTGAATGCTATAGAAAGTTGCGCTATCTCGTCATTGCCCTGCACCGGTAAGGATACGGTTAAATCGCCTTCACCTTCAGAAATATCGGTTAAATGGGCAGCTGTTTGTCGTATGGGCTTAACAATTCTTTGTGTAATCAAGGCTATAAGGAGCCCCGCAGCTGCAAGTAATACAA contains these protein-coding regions:
- a CDS encoding GNAT family N-acetyltransferase — protein: MSRSEIRERLKLRQVTKKYLKQFNALLRYAFQVTDKELQSIGWEDEEIRKSKSPIFDKAKVFGWFDGSKLASQVVIFPMRMNIHGKIYDMGGITGVATYPEYTKMGLMHELIIKSLNDMRENHQSISLLYPYSIPFYRKMGWEIISDKMSYTIKDTQLPKYVKVSGMVERVDDDNADYRELHNRFCLKRHGMLLRDELAWEEYWRWDSDDVIVALYYDENHVAQGYIVYLLEEEVFKIKELVYLNQEARHALWNYIGAHFSMVDKVKGYNYANEPMAFLLEDSEISENIRPYFMARIIDFEQFILDFPFAARFDKYKLHFIIDDPMAEWNCGSFSVTWDAAGKTQCTRGGTEGLEVTLSIQTLCTMLMGYKRPSYLRRIERITANDDAIDLLEDIIPVEQPYFSDYF
- a CDS encoding SRPBCC family protein — encoded protein: MAKSNFKATIQQPIKKVWETVTDLKNYSWRSDIEKIEIISDKEFIEYTKDGFKTVFTTTVFMPHERWEFDMENKNIKGHWVGLFFDHGDKTMIDFTEDIQCRKFFLKPFFKIFIDRYLQKQQQHYFQDLQRELERK
- a CDS encoding ribonucleoside triphosphate reductase; amino-acid sequence: MEIKQESRQTVFPEWKPLLEGGFEREKPFLRSVVKRSGEIQAFNKNKITAAISKAITAAEGAENPEKAERLTEKVIENLKTFLSGRHANSIPAIEEIQDTVETTLIAENEAPIAKAYILYRAKREAVRNAQKLMLDINETMDGYLSQSDWRVNENANVNFSLGGLILHNSGTLTANYWLKNIYSPEIAEAHQTAAFHIHDLSMFSGYCAGWSLRQLIQEGLGGVPDKITSKPAKHLSTLIQQIVNFLGIMQNEWAGAQAFSSFDTYLAPFVRSDALNETAVKQCLQSFIYGVNTPSRWGSQAPFTNITLDWVCPKDLANTPAVIGGEEQAFTYGDCQKEMDVINKIFIELMLEGDAAGRGFQYPIPTYNITADFNWNSPNAKLLFEMTAKYGTPYFQNFINSDLNPSDVRSMCCRLQLDKRELRKRGGGLFGSDEFTGSIGVVTLNMPQIGYLAKTENDYFARLDYLLQLAKQSLQMKRKVVQRLLDGGLFPYTKRYLKHLNNHFSTIGICGMNESCLNFLGKDIVSPEGKAFAEKVLTYMRQRLADFQEETGDLFNLEATPAESTSYRLARHDKQQFPDIIASGEDDPYYTNSSQLPVMYTNDVFDALDHQESLQRKYTGGTVFHIFLGEAIKDWQACRDLVKAVASTYKIPYFSISPTFSICPKHGYLEGEQFECPHCKQERIAELEQRLAELEQEKAKS
- the nrdR gene encoding transcriptional regulator NrdR, translated to MRCPHCGSFDDKVMESRTLAQGDCIRRRRECLACGYRFTSYEKIEEKPFMVIKRDQRREPFDRKKLERGIQRALEKRPVSMTTIENIVTEIEDSAVMASKGSNEIESTRLGEMVLTRLYSVDKVAYIRFASVYKQFTNLEEFVNEVKQIGDNYGN
- a CDS encoding transposase; the protein is MRRYSQEFKQQALQLSDEIGTKESAKNLGISYGTLTDWRKTKNRYKASDGAATAKAIVLDERERQLQREIKELKEANEILQGALAFFVKG
- the asnS gene encoding asparagine--tRNA ligase, producing MINLIKEILTFEPDGREIAVYGWVRTKRETKNLIFLQVNDGSCFGSIQITFDRERGISAETEAELKRISTGASVCAKGKLVPSPASGQAAEVQAESILVFGEAPVDSYPLQKKNHSLEFLREIAHLRARTNTFGAVARMRNQMSFAVHSFFQEHGFQYVHTPIITGSDCEGAGEMFHVTTLNIQEIVQKALKEKTNPETFAVDYTQDFFGKEANLTVSGQLELETYATALSRVYTFGPTFRAENSNTTRHLSEFWMIEPEMSFFHLEQTMDLAEQFVVHLLKWALEKCREDLAFFDSRIKNGLIDMLTKVVTTPFTRITYTEAVALLEKNKSAFEFTPYWGCDLQTEHERYLTETVFKGPVIVTDYPKEIKAFYMKMNEDGKTVRAMDVLVPYLGEIIGGSEREDNYAALEKRINELGLAKENYWWYLDLRKYGTVPHSGFGLGFDRLLLYVTGMGNIRDVIPFPRATKLADF
- a CDS encoding methyl-accepting chemotaxis protein, translated to MNSRFRVSISARIYGVFYSICIFLMLVTAITIGIKLKTNARNSFHKSASAELSHIGNSIFAFIENTDKNLTLLSKHPYSKNADSSLHTYTADTHDIKVSDTVKSETEQRMVQLYKQFYDAFPEYAEVCMGTIWGGYATSFDGEMPAGYDPRKRGWYELATAAKGNTIITKAYRSTIGKVVVCLSKSIFSSSGQMVGNMTIEVTLDNLTKMIGETKIGNTGHIILVQDDGTILADPKHPQLNFKTLKDSGSADLAKLQDIESGGAAIMMDGKKWVVNIHVIKGLDWKIIAFMEESEMFAMYIDIIRSIIIITLVLLAAAGLLIALITQRIVKPIRQTAAHLTDISEGEGDLTVSLPVQGNDEIAQLSIAFNQTIKKIRESLTTVLHTIELLTQSGNILSDSTASTAGAIKQITVNINGVNNKVIHHATSIHETTDTMQDMTKGLGHLSAKIDTQAVAVTESSAAIEEIVANIESVTRILEKNSLLIKKLEDKAEEVKLTTMNSAAVTQEISNESDSLIEAGNVIQHIASQTNLLAMNAAIEAAHAGEAGKGFAVVADEIRKLAEESGSQGKNITAVLKKLKTKIDAVAADSIRAEKLFQESFDLTTAVKNQEEVIMNAMYEQRQGSAQVLQAVSEINSITDEVKNGSFELRDECNQVLVKMKNLTEIAETINNSVREMSAGTGQINEAAYTVESVTKETNTSIKKLTDEMTKFKVE